In Falco biarmicus isolate bFalBia1 chromosome 6, bFalBia1.pri, whole genome shotgun sequence, the following are encoded in one genomic region:
- the TNFAIP3 gene encoding tumor necrosis factor alpha-induced protein 3, with translation MFSRNMSGQHILPQALYQSNMLKAMKIRERTPEDLVNPPSGIIHHFRTMHRYTIEMFRMCQFCPQFRETLQKALTDQATQTSLERQRKLNWCMEVRRLVPLKTNGDGNCLMHAASQYMWGIEDIDLVLRKTLFSALREIDTRNFKLRWQREAIKSQEFVQTGLHYDTRNWEEEWEYLIEMTSPETSGARNRLPYNALEEIHIFILANILRRPVIVLADKVVRSLESGSSFSPLNVGGIYLPLLWPAEECYRYPIVLGYDNMHFTPLVTLKDSGPEIRAVPLVTSERGRFEDLSVHFLTDTEEREKEQLLKDYLIVIEIPVQGWDHGTTHLINAAKLDEGNLPKEINLVEDYFQLVQHEYKKWQENTEPARRETCSRNRQELSFSQLSLLQVKCETPNCPFYMSVNTQPYCHECFERRSQGSKGRKQTSKAAPEKLKAAGSGSSRGEVCEPGGWTSEGPVTGPRSAPPTAPSLFLYSETTAMKCRTPDCPFTLNVQHNGLCERCYNSRQLGPSNNLGDQRCLDYATCKVCCQQANRTFNGICSTCFKRSTELPSNASRAFPPVCHQRSTSDPSQISQSLLQHSCHPNSCGEEPLPPALPPEEKRGGNLCRKPGCKFFGTSQNEGFCTLCFFEYRENHDSVLLRHQRRSQRKSSAAGQPGTSAAAFRNTVSCQRQDCGTLGSTMLEGYCQNCFIKAQNQRFQEARRTEEQLVRQPERTGQRRDLQRAALSSQKRQCAVTSCRNNLACRSGDLCQECQRLGQLLPSGSARDPAAEDPPKQRCRAPACDHYGNAKCNGYCNECYQFKQIYG, from the exons atgttttctaGAAACATGTCTGGCCAACACATCCTTCCTCAAGCTTTGTATCAGAGCAATATGCTGAAAGCCATGAAGATTAGAGAGAGGACACCTGAAGATCTGGTCAACCCCCCAAGTGGAATAATTCACCACTTCAGGACTATGCACAGATACACAATAGAAATGTTCAGAATGTGCCAGTTTTGTCCTCAGTTTCGGGAAACACTTCAGAAGGCTCTGACTGACCAGGCCACCCAGACTTCGCTGGAGCGCCAGAGGAAGCTCAACTGGTGCATGGAAGTTCGGAGGCTTGTCCCTTTGAAGACTAATG gTGATGGAAATTGCCTCATGCATGCTGCATCACAGTACATGTGGGGTATTGAGGATATTGATCTCGtcttaagaaaaacattgtTTAGCGCACTCAGGGAGATTGACACACGGAACTTCAAGCTCCGCTGGCAGCGGGAGGCTATTAAATCCCAGGAGTTTGTACAAACGGGACTTCATTATGACACCCGG AACTGGGAGGAGGAGTGGGAATACCTCATTGAAATGACCTCCCCAGAAACATCTGGGGCTCGAAACAGGCTTCCATATAATGCACTGGAAGAAATCCACATCTTCATCCTTGCTAACATCCTCAGAAGGCCAGTCATTGTCCTTGCAG ATAAAGTGGTGAGAAGTTTAGAGTCAGGCTCcagtttttctcctctgaatgTTGGTGGTATTTACTTGCCTCTCCTTTGGCCAGCTGAAGAATGCTACAGATACCCAATTGTGCTGGGCTACGACAACATGCATTTTACACCACTAGTGACTCTGAAGGACAGCGGGCCAG AAATCCGGGCTGTCCCTCTGGTCACCAGTGAACGAGGCAGATTTGAGGATTTGAGTGTGCACTTTCTGACAGACacagaagagagggagaaagagcagCTGCTAAAAGACTACTTGATAGTGATAGAAATTCCAGTGCAAGGCTGGGATCATGGTACAACTCATCTAATTAATGCTGCAAA GTTAGATGAAGGCAACCTGCCCAAAGAAATAAACCTCGTGGAAGATTACTTTCAGCTGGTACAGCATGAGTACAAGAAATGGCAGGAAAACACTGAACCTGCTAGAAGAGAGACCTGCTCCAGGAACAGACAGGAACTGTCTTTTTCCCAGCTCTCCCTCCTACAGGTGAAATGTGAAACACCGAACTGCCCTTTCTACATGTCTGTGAACACCCAGCCCTACTGCCACGAGTGCTTTGAGCGAAGGTCCCaaggaagcaaaggaagaaagcagaccTCCAAAGCAGCACCTGAGAAACTGAAGGCAGCTGGGTCAGGCTCCTCCCGTGGGGAGGTCTGCGAACCTGGGGGATGGACGTCCGAAGGGCCTGTAACAGGGCCTCGCTCCGCACCTCCAACTGCTCCAAGCCTTTTCCTATACAGCGAGACTACGGCTATGAAATGCAGGACACCAGACTGCCCCTTTACACTGAACGTGCAACACAATGGGCTTTGCGAACGCTGCTACAACTCCAGACAGCTTGGTCCTTCCAACAATTTGGGTGACCAGAGATGTTTAGACTATGCCACGTGCAAGGTATGCTGTCAGCAGGCCAACAGGACCTTCAACGGCATATGCAGCACTTGCTTCAAAAGGTCTACAGAGCTCCCCTCAAATGCCAGCCGTGCTTTCCCACCCGTGTGCCACCAGAGATCAACATCTGATCCATCTCAGATCTCACAGAGCCTCCTCCAGCACTCCTGCCATCCCAACAGCTGCGGCGAGGAGCCCCTGCCACCGGCACTGCCTCCTGAGGAGAAGAGGGGAGGTAACCTCTGCAGGAAACCAGGCTGCAAGTTTTTTGGGACATCGCAAAATGAGGGCTTTTGCACGCTGTGTTTCTTTGAGTACAGGGAAAACCACG ACAGCGTTTTGCTACGTCACCAGAGGAGGTCTCAGAGGAAGTCCTCAGCGGCGGGTCAGCCGGGGACCTCCGCGGCTGCCTTCCGTAACACTGTGTCCTGCCAGCGGCAGGACTGTGGCACCCTGGGCAGCACAATGCTCGAGGGGTACTGCCAGAACTGCTTCATTAAAGCCCAGAACCAGCGATTTCAGGAAGCCAGGAGGACAGAAGAACAGCTGGTGAGACAGCCAGAA AGAACGGGACAGCGCAGAGATTTGCAGCGAGCAGCATTGAGTAGCCAGAAGAGACAGTGTGCTGTGACTTCATGTAGAAACAACCTGGCCTGCAGAAGTGGTGACCTGTGCCAGGAGTGCCAGCGCCTCGGACAGCTTCTGCCATCGGGGAGTGCCAGGGACCCAGCGGCAGAGGACCCCCCGAAGCAACGCTGCCGAGCCCCTGCTTGTGATCACTATGGCAATGCCAAGTGCAACGGCTACTGCAATGAATGCTACCAGTTCAAACAGATCTATGGCTag